One Cedecea neteri DNA segment encodes these proteins:
- the degQ gene encoding serine endoprotease DegQ: MKKQTRLLSALALSVGLTLGVSPLASASLPSQVPGQPALPSLAPMLEKVLPAVVSVQVEGTASASSQKVPEEFKKFYGDDAPSDAPQQFEGLGSGVIINAAKGYVLTNNHVINQAQKISVQLNDGREFDAKLIGGDDQSDIALLQLQNATGLTEIKVADSDKLKVGDFAVAVGNPFGLGQTATSGIVSALGRSGLNLEGLENFIQTDASINRGNSGGALLNLNGELIGINTAILAPAGGSVGIGFAIPSNMAQTLAKQLMEFGEIKRGLLGIKGMEMNADIAKAFNLSTQRGAFVSEVLPQSGSAKAGVKAGDIITSLNGNPLSSFAELRAKIATTEPGTVVKLGLLRDGKPLEVSVTLDKSTASSASAEMILPALQGATLSDGQLKDGGKGIRLDNVDKGTPAAQVGLHKDDIIVGINRERIHTIAEMRKVLETKPAVIALHVVRGEQSLYLLLR; this comes from the coding sequence ATGAAGAAACAAACACGGCTGTTGAGTGCATTAGCGTTAAGCGTCGGCCTGACGCTCGGCGTATCCCCTCTGGCAAGCGCGTCACTGCCTTCCCAGGTTCCAGGCCAGCCGGCTTTGCCAAGCCTTGCGCCGATGCTGGAAAAAGTCTTGCCGGCGGTCGTCAGCGTGCAGGTTGAAGGCACCGCCTCGGCTTCCAGCCAGAAAGTGCCGGAAGAGTTCAAAAAGTTCTACGGCGATGATGCCCCCTCCGACGCGCCGCAGCAGTTTGAAGGTTTAGGCTCCGGCGTCATCATCAACGCCGCGAAAGGCTATGTCCTGACCAACAATCATGTGATTAATCAGGCACAGAAAATCAGCGTGCAGCTGAATGACGGGCGTGAATTTGATGCCAAACTGATTGGCGGAGACGATCAAAGCGACATCGCACTGCTTCAGTTGCAAAACGCGACCGGGCTTACCGAAATCAAAGTGGCCGACTCTGACAAGCTTAAAGTAGGTGATTTTGCGGTTGCGGTGGGTAACCCCTTTGGCCTCGGTCAAACAGCGACCTCCGGCATCGTTTCCGCACTGGGCCGCAGCGGCCTGAACCTTGAAGGCCTGGAGAACTTTATTCAGACCGATGCTTCAATCAACCGCGGCAACTCCGGCGGCGCGCTGCTCAACCTGAACGGCGAGCTGATCGGCATCAACACAGCGATTCTTGCTCCCGCCGGCGGCAGCGTAGGGATTGGTTTTGCTATCCCGAGCAATATGGCCCAAACCCTCGCCAAACAGCTGATGGAATTTGGTGAAATCAAGCGTGGGCTATTGGGTATTAAAGGCATGGAGATGAACGCCGACATCGCCAAAGCGTTTAACCTTTCCACCCAGCGCGGCGCCTTTGTCAGTGAGGTCCTGCCTCAGTCAGGCTCGGCAAAAGCGGGCGTTAAAGCCGGGGATATCATCACCAGCCTGAACGGTAACCCGCTGAGCAGTTTCGCCGAGCTACGAGCGAAAATCGCCACAACCGAGCCAGGCACCGTGGTGAAACTGGGCTTGCTGCGCGACGGTAAACCACTGGAAGTCAGCGTGACGCTGGACAAGAGCACCGCCTCTTCCGCCAGCGCGGAAATGATCCTGCCAGCGCTGCAGGGTGCCACGCTAAGCGATGGGCAACTGAAGGACGGCGGCAAAGGTATTCGTCTGGATAACGTGGATAAAGGCACGCCTGCGGCTCAGGTCGGCCTGCACAAAGACGATATTATCGTCGGCATTAACCGCGAGCGAATTCATACCATCGCCGAAATGCGCAAAGTGCTGGAAACCAAGCCTGCGGTTATCGCGCTGCATGTTGTTCGCGGTGAACAGAGCCTCTATTTGCTGTTGCGTTAA
- the degS gene encoding outer membrane-stress sensor serine endopeptidase DegS encodes MFLKILRSIVIGLIVAGLLLLAMPSLRKAVGPLAPAQYDSTDETPMSFNPAVRRAAPAVVNVYNRSVGNNGQNQLQIKTLGSGVIMDGRGYIITNKHVINDAEQIIVALQDGRVFEALLIGSDSLTDLAVLKINATNLPIIPINGKRQPHIGDVVMAIGNPYNLGQTVTQGIISATGRIGLSPSGRQSFLQTDASINRGNSGGALVNSLGELMGINTLSFDKSNDGETPEGIGFAIPTQLATKIMDKLIRDGRVIRGYIGIGGREITPLHGPSTGIDQLQGIIVNAVSPDGPAAQAGIQVNDVIISVNHKPAISALETMDQVAEIRPGSVIPVEVMREDKKLTLQVTVQEYPAGS; translated from the coding sequence ATGTTTCTAAAGATCTTACGTTCGATTGTCATTGGGCTAATTGTTGCGGGGCTTCTGCTGCTCGCGATGCCGTCGTTGCGCAAAGCCGTTGGCCCACTTGCGCCTGCGCAATATGACAGCACAGACGAAACGCCGATGAGCTTTAATCCGGCGGTGCGCCGCGCTGCCCCGGCGGTAGTGAATGTGTACAACCGCAGCGTAGGCAATAACGGCCAAAACCAGCTTCAAATCAAGACGCTCGGCTCCGGCGTTATCATGGACGGACGTGGCTACATCATCACCAACAAGCACGTGATCAACGATGCCGAGCAGATCATCGTCGCGCTCCAGGACGGGCGGGTGTTTGAAGCCCTGCTTATTGGCTCCGATAGCCTGACCGACCTCGCAGTATTGAAAATCAACGCCACTAACCTGCCGATCATTCCTATTAACGGCAAGCGCCAGCCCCATATTGGCGACGTGGTCATGGCCATCGGTAACCCTTACAACCTGGGGCAGACGGTCACGCAGGGCATTATCAGCGCGACCGGGCGCATCGGCCTGAGCCCTTCGGGCCGACAGTCGTTCCTGCAAACTGACGCTTCGATTAACCGTGGCAACTCCGGCGGGGCGCTGGTGAACTCACTCGGGGAACTGATGGGCATCAACACCCTGTCGTTTGACAAGAGTAATGACGGCGAAACGCCGGAAGGGATTGGTTTTGCGATACCGACCCAGTTGGCGACCAAGATAATGGATAAGCTCATCCGCGATGGGCGGGTTATTCGTGGCTACATCGGCATTGGCGGCAGAGAAATCACTCCGCTACATGGCCCCTCCACCGGCATCGATCAGCTGCAAGGCATCATCGTTAATGCTGTATCCCCGGACGGCCCGGCCGCTCAGGCAGGTATTCAGGTTAACGACGTGATTATCTCGGTGAACCACAAACCAGCCATCTCGGCGCTGGAAACCATGGACCAGGTGGCAGAAATTCGCCCGGGCTCGGTGATTCCGGTCGAAGTCATGCGTGAAGATAAGAAACTCACGCTGCAGGTCACCGTGCAGGAATATCCCGCCGGAAGCTAA